In the Styela clava chromosome 8, kaStyClav1.hap1.2, whole genome shotgun sequence genome, one interval contains:
- the LOC120346201 gene encoding uncharacterized protein LOC120346201: protein MIDMNIPVILVVGTCCLLGSAEKDLLSLRSIVSEEYYKVVKFSKLVDQSNNNIEGKLSDFPFQNTSLSFNERVDDLVNRLTLDELVEQLSMGGANIDGPAPAISRLNVKPYQWNTECLRGYAFADDATCFPSPIGLAATFDPSLIENMARAVSWEARAKVNNFESHGKYEDHTGLSCFSPVINIMRHPLWGRNQETYGEDPFLTGIFAKHYVEGLQGYNDRYAAATAVCKHFDVHGGPENNPNRFGFNAVVSDRDWQMTHLPAFRACIEAGAYGVMCSYNAINGVPACANKKLLTDILRNELGFTGYVVSDEGAIEHIDLFFNYTSNSTETAIAAITAGVNLELTYVGPLNRFFKLKNAVDQKMIDEDLLRERAKPLFYTRFKLGQFDPPSMNPYANVSMDVIQSPEHRELAYTITAKSFVLLKNNGVLPLKETFDRVAIVGPFANNSIALTGDYPAQFSMIHFSSPYDGIQKFSTNTATILKGCTGDKWDEKLPKCAQYSEQDIKTKIPGSDVVIVTLGTGVGVEAEGIDRTGISLPGEQLNLLKSVVQYAGKSARIIVLLFNAGPLDVSWAKESAEVDAIIACHFPAQSAGEAIYRVLSGQENPAGRLPNTWPKSLDQVPPITNYSMHERTYRYSTSEPLYSFGYGLSYTTFLYRGLIVGGSGFDVCDDVGISVSLTNTGKYYGEEVAQLYIKWLNSTVTTPHLQLVGFKRIGIKPGQTVNVHFTIKPEQRAVWIDDLMLKPGKMFVYLGGQQPSQSTLTSSDVLTEEFTVSGQTIPLSKCSFKTP from the exons ATGATTGATATGAATATTCCTGTGATATTAGTGGTTGGGACTTGCTGCTTGCTAGGGTCTGCGGAAAAAGATCTTCTCTCACTGAGATCTATTGTGTCTGAGGAATACTACAAAGTTGTCAAATTTAGCAAATTGGTAGACCAGTCCAATAATAATATTGAGGGAAAGTTGTCGGACTTCCCTTTTCAGAACACGTCATTATCTTTTAATGAAAGGGTGGATGACCTG GTGAATCGATTAACACTTGATGAACTTGTGGAACAACTTTCTATGGGAGGAGCAAACATCGATGGACCTGCTCCAGCGATATCTCGTCTCAATGTAAAACCTTATCAATGGAATACAGAATGTTTACGTGGTTATGCTTTTGCAGATGATGCAACTTGCTTCCCGTCACCAATCGGTTTGGCAGCAACTTTTGA tcCATCATTGATTGAAAACATGGCAAGAGCAGTCAGTTGGGAAGCAAGAGCTAAAGTGAATAACTTCGAATCACATGGAAAATATGAAGATCATACTGGGTTAAGTTGTTTTTCTCCTGTCATCAATATTATGAGGCATCCACTCTGGGGACGGAACCAG GAAACATATGGTGAAGATCCATTTCTGACTGGAATATTTGCCAAGCATTATGTTGAAGGTTTGCAAGGTTACAATGACAGATATGCTGCAGCAACTGCAGTATGCAAACATTTCGATGTACACGGTGGACCTGAAAATAATCCAAACAG ATTTGGTTTCAATGCAGTTGTCTCCGATAGAGATTGGCAAATGACTCATTTACCTGCTTTTCGAGCTTGTATTGAAGCTGGAGCTTATGGTGTTATGTGCAGTTATAATGCAATCAATGGAGTCCCAGCATGTGCTAACAAGAAGTTATTGACAG ACATCCTTCGAAATGAACTTGGCTTCACTGGATATGTTGTTAGTGATGAAGGAGCAATTGAACacattgatttgttttttaattacacGAGTAATTCAACAGAAACTGCCATAG CTGCCATAACAGCAGGAGTAAATCTTGAATTAACCTATGTTGGACCGCTCAATCGATTTTTCAAGTTAAAAAATGCGGTCGACCAAAAAATGATCGATGAAGATTTGCTGAGAGAAAGAGCCAAACCACTTTTCTATACAAGATTTAAATTGGGTCAATTTGACCCACCTTCAATGAATCCTTATGCCAATGTTAGCATGGACG TTATACAGAGTCCAGAACATCGTGAGTTAGCATATACAATAACTGCGAAatcatttgttttattaaaaaataatggaGTTCTTCCGTTAAAAGAAACATTTGACAGAGTTGCT ATTGTTGGACCCTTCGCAAATAACAGCATTGCCTTGACTGGCGACTATCCAGCTCAATTTAGCATGATACATTTTTCATCTCCTTATGACGGGATACAGAAGTTTAGCACAAATACTGCAACAATCCTTAAAGGATGCACTGGTGATAAATGGGATGAAAAACTACCAAAATGTGCTCAGTATTCTGAACAAGACATTAAAACCAAGATTCCAGGATCTGATGTTGTTATTGTAACATTGGGGACAG GTGTGGGAGTGGAAGCTGAAGGAATAGATCGTACTGGGATCTCATTGCCCGGAGAACAACTAAATCTTTTGAAGTCTGTAGTGCAATATG CTGGAAAAAGTGCTCGTATCATAGTTCTTTTGTTCAATGCTGGTCCATTGGACGTTTCATGGGCAAAAGAATCTGCAGAAGTTGATGCAATAATTGCTTGTCATTTCCCTGCACAATCTGCTGGTGAAGCAATTTATAGGGTGTTATCAGGACAAGAAAATCCTGCTGGGAGATTACCAAACACTTGGCCAAAATCATTGGACCAG GTTCCTCCCATTACAAACTACAGCATGCACGAAAGAACATACAGATATTCAACGAGTGAACCTTTATATTCATTTGGATATGGACTTTCTTACACAACATTCTTATACAGAGGTTTAATTGTTGGAGGATCTGGATTTGATGTTTGTGATGACGTTGGAATATCTGTGTCTCTTACAAACACTGGAAAATATTATGGAGAAGAG GTTGCCCAACTTTATATTAAATGGTTGAATTCGACTGTAACTACTCCTCATCTTCAACTTGTTGGATTTAAGCGCATTGGTATAAAACCAGGACAGACAGTTAATGTACATTTCACTATCAAACCAGAACAACGAGCTGTGTGGATTG ATGATCTCATGTTGAAACCTGGTAAAATGTTTGTATATCTTGGTGGACAACAGCCTAGTCAATCAACTTTAACATCCTCTGATGTTCTTACTGAGGAGTTTACAGTTTCCGGCCAAACTATTCCTTTGAGTAAATGTTCATTCAAGACtccataa
- the LOC144425582 gene encoding uncharacterized protein LOC144425582: MTAKCACNCAMPSDSKSMKYCTTHPLQIFGHILCPMTMDWKIHLLQFPLSRNHTLCHFKHLNVSMRTMPKTDRIFVKSRRLLQERLDWRIMSSVITNLLARSFNCAGRGG, translated from the exons ATGACTGCCAAATGTGCATGCAACTGTGCAATGCCCAGCGACTCTAAAAGCATGAAGTATTGTACGACACatcctttacaaatatttggacatattttgt GCCCTATGACAATGGACTGGAAAATTCACCTGCTTCAGTTCCCTCTTTCACGCAATCATACACTGTGTCATTTCAAGCATCTCAATGTTTCAATGCGGACAATGCCCAAAacag ataggatatttgtcaagtctcggagGTTGCTCCAAGAAAGACTGGATTGGAGAATCATGAGCTCagttataacaaatttactcgcCCGCTCTTTCAACTGTGCAGGACGCGGTGGATAA